In a genomic window of Methanomicrobiales archaeon:
- a CDS encoding restriction endonuclease: MPPFPDRPKERSRWIPIRAILTAILFPPSILPWLIPGALRVREDPPGCDDRRLRCGIDTIDRMRGAGFEAYPGLLFQRCGYAVERTPNRGDFGADLILRKGREIIAVQARRYITSAGVAAVQEVAAARSHYGVERARVVTNSYFTKPACHLARSNRVIWWTATGSCG, from the coding sequence ATGCCGCCCTTCCCCGATAGACCAAAAGAACGATCCCGCTGGATCCCCATCAGAGCCATCCTGACAGCCATCCTCTTTCCGCCGTCCATCCTCCCCTGGCTCATCCCGGGCGCCCTCCGGGTGCGAGAGGATCCGCCGGGGTGCGACGATCGCCGCCTCCGGTGCGGCATCGACACCATCGACAGGATGCGGGGCGCCGGGTTCGAGGCCTATCCGGGGCTGCTCTTCCAGCGCTGCGGCTACGCGGTTGAGCGCACCCCGAACAGAGGCGACTTCGGGGCGGACCTGATCCTCCGGAAGGGCAGGGAGATCATCGCCGTCCAGGCCAGGCGCTACATCACCAGCGCGGGGGTGGCTGCCGTCCAGGAGGTCGCCGCCGCACGGAGCCACTATGGGGTCGAACGGGCCCGGGTGGTCACCAACAGCTACTTCACAAAACCGGCCTGCCATCTGGCCCGCTCCAACCGGGTGATCTGGTGGACCGCGACGGGCTCCTGCGGCTGA
- a CDS encoding PAS domain S-box protein: MERHIDAFWAAMETHDRTAGETCTGPADLLRFLMNHVLDATVILDWDGTVLFTNRAGAAMVGLEDPRKAIGRNVRDYLFPDSVAAAVADLEQVRQGRGGFLNEYHIRTLSGEDRWIEGLGTRIDVQGRSANLVTLRDITKRKRADAVSGVADGLYRQVGVQERFDLVRLISNITAWFMQASCESIDAEIARTMAAIGTFTGADRSYIFLFSEDRATMSNTTEWCASGVEPEQASLQDLPTAGFPWWMERLERGETIRIPAVHALPDEAASEREILEAQGIQSLVAAPFVSREGLLGFIGFDAVRQRRDWTEEDALLLKLVGEIISCALVHKQTETALRTSEHRFRALIEKTSDFIMILDAQGRMVFISPPIEWIDGFPPEVLVGRSAFEMIYPEDIPRAIEFFKDLMQHPGMSATFEARFLGPRGMHWIHTNVTNLLQDPDVRGIVINGRDITQRKQMEEALQESEERYRTLFEEAPLPQWHEDLSAVKGFIDALRRDGVQDISGYFEDHPEDVDRCAGMVRMLHANKISQSLVGMRSTTDLWRSIDAHFAPGSHGVFRRELAAFAEGKKTFESETPYRTPAGEIRRGLLKVAMVPGYENTWSCVIVTLMDITELKQAEEETQQYARRLKQSNEDLERFAYVASHDLQEPLRTIVSFTQLLERRYREKLDAAATEYIEFIVSSGKRMQALINDLLEYSRITTQGRAFQPVTPDTLIQEILDLLHLEIEETGAAITHDPLPAVVADPVQLRQVFQNLITNAIKFRRPGIRPEIRISAQPLNGMVRFSVSDNGIGIEPEYRDRIFVVFQRLHTMEQYPGTGIGLAIVKRIVERHAGRIWVESEPGKGSTFHFTLPAAER, from the coding sequence ATGGAGAGGCATATCGATGCATTCTGGGCGGCGATGGAGACGCACGACCGGACGGCAGGCGAGACCTGCACAGGGCCTGCAGATCTCCTCCGGTTCCTGATGAACCACGTCCTCGACGCGACGGTCATCCTGGACTGGGACGGCACGGTCCTGTTCACCAACCGGGCGGGTGCCGCCATGGTCGGGCTGGAGGATCCCAGGAAGGCCATCGGCAGGAATGTCAGGGACTACCTGTTCCCGGATTCGGTGGCAGCCGCAGTGGCGGACCTGGAGCAGGTGCGCCAGGGGCGGGGCGGTTTTTTGAACGAGTACCACATCCGCACCCTCTCGGGCGAGGACCGCTGGATCGAGGGGCTCGGCACGCGAATCGACGTGCAGGGCAGAAGCGCCAATCTGGTCACGCTGCGGGACATCACCAAGCGGAAGCGTGCCGATGCGGTCAGCGGGGTCGCGGACGGGCTCTACCGCCAGGTGGGCGTACAGGAGCGGTTCGATCTGGTGCGGCTGATCTCCAATATCACCGCGTGGTTCATGCAGGCCAGCTGCGAGAGCATCGATGCTGAGATCGCCAGGACGATGGCTGCGATCGGCACCTTCACGGGGGCGGACCGGAGCTACATCTTCCTCTTCTCCGAGGACAGGGCCACGATGAGCAACACCACCGAGTGGTGCGCTTCTGGAGTCGAGCCCGAGCAGGCGAGCCTGCAGGATCTGCCCACCGCCGGGTTTCCCTGGTGGATGGAGCGTCTGGAGCGGGGCGAGACCATCCGCATCCCCGCGGTCCACGCGCTGCCCGATGAGGCCGCAAGCGAGCGGGAGATCCTGGAGGCCCAGGGGATCCAGTCGCTGGTGGCGGCGCCGTTTGTCTCCCGGGAGGGTCTACTGGGGTTCATCGGGTTCGACGCCGTACGGCAGCGGCGGGACTGGACCGAGGAGGACGCACTCCTCCTCAAGCTCGTGGGCGAGATCATCTCCTGCGCCCTGGTGCACAAGCAGACGGAGACAGCTCTCCGCACCAGCGAGCACCGCTTCCGCGCCCTGATCGAGAAGACCTCGGACTTCATCATGATCCTGGATGCGCAGGGCAGGATGGTATTCATCAGCCCTCCGATCGAGTGGATCGACGGTTTCCCGCCCGAAGTCCTGGTCGGGCGGAGCGCCTTTGAGATGATCTACCCCGAGGATATCCCCCGGGCGATAGAGTTCTTCAAAGACCTGATGCAGCACCCCGGCATGAGCGCCACGTTCGAGGCGCGGTTCCTCGGCCCCCGCGGGATGCACTGGATCCACACCAATGTGACCAACCTCCTGCAGGACCCGGACGTGCGGGGCATCGTCATCAACGGGCGCGACATCACGCAGAGGAAACAGATGGAGGAGGCGCTGCAGGAGAGCGAGGAGCGCTACCGCACGCTCTTCGAGGAAGCCCCCCTTCCCCAGTGGCACGAGGACCTATCCGCGGTAAAAGGCTTCATCGACGCGCTTCGCCGTGACGGGGTGCAGGACATCTCCGGCTACTTCGAGGACCACCCGGAGGACGTGGACCGCTGCGCCGGCATGGTGAGGATGCTGCATGCCAACAAGATCTCCCAGAGTCTGGTGGGAATGAGGAGCACGACCGACCTCTGGAGGAGCATCGATGCCCACTTCGCCCCGGGGTCGCATGGCGTATTCCGCAGGGAGCTGGCCGCGTTTGCGGAGGGGAAGAAGACCTTCGAGAGCGAGACGCCGTATCGCACGCCAGCGGGGGAGATCCGCCGCGGGCTGCTGAAAGTGGCGATGGTCCCCGGATACGAGAATACCTGGTCCTGCGTGATCGTCACGCTGATGGATATCACCGAGCTCAAGCAGGCGGAGGAGGAGACCCAGCAGTATGCCAGGAGGCTGAAGCAGAGCAACGAGGATCTGGAACGCTTCGCCTACGTGGCCTCGCACGACCTCCAGGAGCCGCTCCGCACGATCGTCTCTTTTACCCAGCTGCTGGAGAGGCGGTATCGGGAGAAGCTGGACGCCGCTGCAACCGAGTACATCGAATTTATCGTATCGTCCGGAAAGCGGATGCAGGCCCTGATCAACGACCTGCTGGAGTACTCCCGGATCACGACGCAGGGGAGAGCATTCCAGCCCGTGACTCCAGATACGCTGATCCAGGAGATCCTGGACCTCCTGCACCTCGAGATCGAGGAGACGGGGGCCGCGATCACGCACGATCCTCTCCCGGCAGTAGTGGCCGATCCGGTCCAGCTGCGGCAGGTGTTCCAGAACCTGATCACCAATGCGATCAAGTTCCGCAGGCCGGGGATTCGACCGGAGATTCGCATCTCGGCACAGCCCTTGAACGGCATGGTGCGTTTCTCGGTCTCGGACAACGGCATCGGGATCGAGCCGGAGTACAGGGATCGGATCTTTGTCGTCTTCCAGCGCCTGCACACCATGGAGCAGTACCCCGGCACGGGCATCGGGCTGGCCATCGTGAAGCGGATCGTGGAGCGGCACGCAGGAAGGATCTGGGTCGAGTCCGAGCCGGGAAAAGGCTCGACGTTCCACTTCACCCTGCCGGCGGCGGAGCGATAG